CCACATGTCTTTCTCCAACTCACCAGCGGATCAGTACGAGTTCGCAGCAGAAACCGGGGCCCATCGCGATCATCAGGCCGGGACTGCCCGGCTCCGGGGCGGGCCCGGCGAGGGTGTCCCGCAGCACGTGCAGGACCGATGACGACGACAGGTTCCCCACCTCGGACAGCGAGCGCCAGGTGACGTCGAGGGCGCCCTCGGGCAGGGCGAGCGCATCGCTCACCGCCTCCAGCACCTTCGGGCCGCCCGGGTGGCAGACCCACCCGGTGATGTCGTCGGGCGTCAGACCGTGCTCCGCGAGGAACGCGCGTACGTCGTCGGCGAGAACGCGGCGGACGAGGTCGGGCACCGACGGATCGAGGACGACCTGGAAGCCTGAGCCCGTGATGGCCCAGCCCATGACATGGCCGGTGTCCGGGTACATCCTGCTGCGCGTGGCGACGACCGAGGGACCGCCCACCGCCGGAACTCTGACCCCCGATGTTCCCGACCCGCCCGACCCGCCGGATGTCGCGGGAAAACGCTCGCCCACCGCCACGAGAGCCGCCGCCCCGTCGCCGAACAGCCCGCTCGCCACCAGATTCGCCATCGACGCGTCGCCGCGCTGGAAGGTGAGCGAGCACAGTTCGACCGACAGCAGCACGGCCACCTGCTCGGGCCAGCCGCGCAGATAGTCGTGGACCCGCGCGATGCCCGCCGCTCCCGCGACACAGCCGAGACCGAAGACGGGCACCCGTTTCACATCCGGGCGCAGCCCGAGCCGTCCGACGAGACGCGCGTCCACGGAAGGGGCGGCCACCCCGGTGACGGAGGTGAACAGCAGCAGATCCACGTCCTCGGGCCCCAGTCCCGCCGTACGGAGCGCGCCACGCACCGCCTCGGCCCCCAGATCACCCGCGACCTCGATGAAGACGTCGTTGGCGGCGCCGAACCCGTCGATCTTGGCGTAGTCGTCCAGTGGCAGAGCCATATGGCGCGAGCGGACCCCCGCGCTCCCGTGCAGCCGGTCCAGGACGCGCCGGTCGGCCCCGGCCGGCAGACAGGTACGCGCCACCATGTCGGTGATCTCGGACTGGGTGTTGCGGTACGGAGCCAGGACGCCGTGCACGGCGGCGATTCGGGTCATCGATTCCAGCCTGGTGATGTCATAACCAGCCCAACACCCGTAGGACGGAATGAGACACCGTAAGTCGCCCGTCCGGCTGCCACGTGGCCGGAGCCGGCGCGCCTACGATCGGCGCGTGGACGCCGAAGTGGACCCGGGGACGAATACGCGCGAGGCGGGGACCGGTTCCGCCCCGACCCCGTGCCGGACCCCGCGCCGCGCGCCACGACCGGGCGCGCTCGCAAGGGCCCTGGCGCTGTCCTGCCACCCCGGACCGGTGGTCGCCGTCACCACGCTCACCCTCGCGCTCGCCGTCACCGCGGGCCACGGAGCGGGCCGTTGTCTGCTGCTCACAGCCGCGGTGCTGACCGGTCAGCTCTCCGTGGGCTGGTGCAACGACGCGTACGACGCCCGGCGCGACATCGCCACCGGCCGCCGCGACAAGCCCGTCGCCGCCGGGACGGTCGGTGAAGGGACGGTATGGGCCGGGGCGTTCGGCGCGCTGGCGCTCTGCGTGCCTCTCTCGCTGGCCTGCGGCGCGCTCGCCGGCACCGCGCATCTGATCGCGGTCGCCGCGGCCTGGGCGTACAACCTGCGGCTGAAGGCCACCCCGCTGTCCTGGCTGCCGTACGCGATCGGATTCGCCGGTCTGCCCGCGCTCGTCTCACTGAGCCTGCCGGGCAGCCCCTGGCCGGCCTGGTGGGCCGCCTGCGCGGGCGCGCTGCTCGGCGTGGGGGCGCACCTCGCGGATGTCCTGCCCGACATCCGGGCCGATCTGGCCAACGGTGTACGTGGGCTCCCGCACCGGCTCGGCGCCGCCGGCACCCGGTTGCTGCTCCCCGTCCCGCTGGTCGCGGCGTCGGTGGTGCTGACGCTGGGCCCGCAGGGCCGTCCGGGCATGGGCGCCGTACTCGTCCCGCTGGCCGCCGGGTCGATCGCCGTCACGGGCCTGGTGCTCGGCCGCCGCCGGGAGAAGGCGCCCTTCGTCGGGGCGGTGGCCGTGGCCGCGTTGGACGTCGGGCTGCTGATGGCACACGGAACCGGTGTCACCTGAGCGCCGATTCCCCGGATGCCCCCGTCCCGGAAGCCCCGGCCCTCCGAAGCGCCGATCCGTCAGCCGTCGTCCCGGCCGTCGTCGCAGTTCTGCTGCCCCTGCCGGCCCTGCTCGCCGCCCAAGTCACCGGCCTGACCCCGGACATCGTTGTCCGCGCGACCGCGGTGGCGTCCGCCCCCGTTGCCGCCCTGCCCGCGTTCGGACGGCCCGCACTCGCGTGCGCCGGCATGGCGTCCGCGGCCCTTCCCCGTAGGGTCAGCGGACTCCGCGGACTCGGTCGGACCCGTCGACCTGATCGTGTTCCGGCGTACGGACGTCGACCCCACGGGCGGGGCGGTCGCCCGGCCCTCGCCCACGACCGGCAGGGACTTGGGGCTGTCCGGCGCGGTGTCGGTCGACCAGTTCTGGAGTGTGGACTCGTCGCGGATCTTCGACACGACGGACGTACCCGCCGTGGGAGCCGTGGGCACGACGGCCAGCGAATCGTCCCACCGGGGGATCACATGCCCCTGGACCGTCAGGTCGTAGCGCACGTCGGCGGCGTTCGGGGCGGCGGAATCGGTGCACGGCCACAGGACGAGGGAGCCGTCGACCGTATGAGAGTTGAGGCAGAGTTCGCTCTCGGCGCCGTTGCGCAGCAGACCGTCCTCCTCGTAGAGCCACTGCTGGGTCTGCGCGGACGACGAGCAGATCGCCAGCGTCGCCTCGGACCCGGCTCTGGGACGGGTGTCCCGCAGGTCGAGGCAGAGATCGGCGTCCGCGCTGCGCAGCGCCGTGCGCAGGGCGCCCGGCGGGAGTCCGGCCGAGCCGGTCGGCGGCTCCTGGCCGGGGCCCGAGACACCCTGCGATCCCGGATCGGGGGAGACCGTGCCGCTCTCCGAGCCGATGGGCGCGGCCGGGCCCATCGCCTCGCCGCCGCCGTCGTCCGCGGTGAGGCTGGAGACGGTCACGGCGAGCAGGCCGACGGTCATGAGCCCGAGGCCACTGAGCAGCACGGTCCTCGGTCTGCCGGGGGTGGTCATCACGCGCCTGCCGATCACCGTGACGCGGGGCAGGACGCGCGGGCGTCCGCCCAGTGAGTGGCGCCCGCCGCGGCGTACGCCCGAGCCTCCCGCCGCCGACGCGGCGCCGCGCCGACCCGGCCGTGAGTCGAGATAGCGCCCGGCGTGCGGACCGAGCAGCGCCTCGGCGAGCAGCACGGCCGCCCGGCCCTCGAAGTGGACGAACTGCTCGGTGGCGTAACCGCAGTGGTCGCAGACCGCCAGATGCTGCTGGATGTCCGGGAGCAAAGCACCGCCGCGGCGCAGTGACACGTCAAGCAGCCGGTTGTAGTGGCGGCATTCCTTGTCCGGCGCGAGTTGGATATGCGCGCGTACACAGCCGGACCGGAAGAGTTCATGTGCGTGCCGCAGTTCGGCGAGCGCGCTTTCCGGATCAATGCCGAGCAGACCGGCCGGTACGGTTATGGGTTCCGCCTCGACCTGGGTATGCCAGAGCAGGCAGCGCGTGGATGCGGGCATTGCCTGGAACGAGTGGAAGGCGAGGCGCCGATTCTCCGGGGGTTCCGTCTCCTCGGAGCCGCCCGGGACGGCGGCCGCGGGCGGTCCGTGATGCCCCCATACCGAGTCGGCCTTTTGTCCCTCGGCCGCCCAGACGGCGGCTGTATGACGCGCCGTCATAAGGAATTGGGGCCGCAGGGCCGGGACGGGACCGGAGCGGCGCAGGGCGTCCAGGACCTTGCCGAAGGCGGCGGTGGCGAGCGTGGCGGCGGCGTCCGCGGAGGGGGAGCGGATCTCGGCGTAGTCGAGCAGGGCCTGCCAGTGCCGGGCGAGCAACAGCGCGGTGGCGTGGTCCTCTTCGTCGCTGTCGCGGGTCCTCAGCGCGGCGACGAGATCCGCGTCCGAGCCTTCGGAGCGGGGTTCCGGCCGGCCGGCCGGAGGGAGCGGGGTGGTTCTGGACGTACGAGGATCCTGCACAGAGGTCCTGCCTTCCAGGGCACTGAGTGGGGGGTGTCCAGTCCCTTGACGCGTGTGTGGCGGCAGTGATTTCCGGCCGACTGAAAGGGTGATGGTCCGATTGGTGCGTACCTTTTGGACGGTCTGGTGCCTCCAGGAAAGCGACCCGTGGGCGGAGAACGGCGGTGGGCGGTCGACAACGACAGCCGCCGAGCCCTTCCGGGCGCTCGGCTGTCGCCGAATCGAACGGTTGAGCGCTCTTGGCATTGCTGCCGACTGAGCGCGTTCACCATTGCACAGCCCGTGCGGGTGAAACAAGAGATCTCCAACTGCGGCTATTTTACGGGCCGTTGAAGAACGAGTTGGACAAGGATTCGTACCGCCGCGATCCAATTCCGGTCATGCGAAATACTGCGGGTAACCGGCGAATGGGGTCGCCGAGAAGGCCCGCGAGGGCCCGT
This window of the Streptomyces niveus genome carries:
- a CDS encoding UbiA family prenyltransferase; this encodes MDAEVDPGTNTREAGTGSAPTPCRTPRRAPRPGALARALALSCHPGPVVAVTTLTLALAVTAGHGAGRCLLLTAAVLTGQLSVGWCNDAYDARRDIATGRRDKPVAAGTVGEGTVWAGAFGALALCVPLSLACGALAGTAHLIAVAAAWAYNLRLKATPLSWLPYAIGFAGLPALVSLSLPGSPWPAWWAACAGALLGVGAHLADVLPDIRADLANGVRGLPHRLGAAGTRLLLPVPLVAASVVLTLGPQGRPGMGAVLVPLAAGSIAVTGLVLGRRREKAPFVGAVAVAALDVGLLMAHGTGVT
- a CDS encoding RICIN domain-containing protein, encoding MQDPRTSRTTPLPPAGRPEPRSEGSDADLVAALRTRDSDEEDHATALLLARHWQALLDYAEIRSPSADAAATLATAAFGKVLDALRRSGPVPALRPQFLMTARHTAAVWAAEGQKADSVWGHHGPPAAAVPGGSEETEPPENRRLAFHSFQAMPASTRCLLWHTQVEAEPITVPAGLLGIDPESALAELRHAHELFRSGCVRAHIQLAPDKECRHYNRLLDVSLRRGGALLPDIQQHLAVCDHCGYATEQFVHFEGRAAVLLAEALLGPHAGRYLDSRPGRRGAASAAGGSGVRRGGRHSLGGRPRVLPRVTVIGRRVMTTPGRPRTVLLSGLGLMTVGLLAVTVSSLTADDGGGEAMGPAAPIGSESGTVSPDPGSQGVSGPGQEPPTGSAGLPPGALRTALRSADADLCLDLRDTRPRAGSEATLAICSSSAQTQQWLYEEDGLLRNGAESELCLNSHTVDGSLVLWPCTDSAAPNAADVRYDLTVQGHVIPRWDDSLAVVPTAPTAGTSVVSKIRDESTLQNWSTDTAPDSPKSLPVVGEGRATAPPVGSTSVRRNTIRSTGPTESAESADPTGKGRGRHAGARECGPSERGQGGNGGGRHRGRADNDVRGQAGDLGGEQGRQGQQNCDDGRDDG
- a CDS encoding type III polyketide synthase, yielding MTRIAAVHGVLAPYRNTQSEITDMVARTCLPAGADRRVLDRLHGSAGVRSRHMALPLDDYAKIDGFGAANDVFIEVAGDLGAEAVRGALRTAGLGPEDVDLLLFTSVTGVAAPSVDARLVGRLGLRPDVKRVPVFGLGCVAGAAGIARVHDYLRGWPEQVAVLLSVELCSLTFQRGDASMANLVASGLFGDGAAALVAVGERFPATSGGSGGSGTSGVRVPAVGGPSVVATRSRMYPDTGHVMGWAITGSGFQVVLDPSVPDLVRRVLADDVRAFLAEHGLTPDDITGWVCHPGGPKVLEAVSDALALPEGALDVTWRSLSEVGNLSSSSVLHVLRDTLAGPAPEPGSPGLMIAMGPGFCCELVLIRW